The Methylomonas montana DNA window AGGCCGCTCAATTTCCGCCTTATTTGCTGCGACTGGTTCAATATCTGGAAAACTTGCCGAATAACCAGGCGCTGGCCGTCACCCAAAAACTCTTGGCAAATCAAAACCAACAAGATGGCGACGGTGATTTAATTGCGGCCGGGCTGCGTTTGATCTGCCATCCTGCCGAAATGGAAACAGCCCGTAAATTTTTTGACGACGACCACTGGGCAGTTCAAGTGCAAATAGCCTCGCTGATCTCTCGATTAGGCTCGGCTAGCGATGCTCACCATCTGGTTAAGCTGCTCGATTCCAGTCAATGGTGGGTTCGTTACCGCGCCGCCAAGGCGCTAGTAAATTTACCTTATATGAATCATCGTGCGATTAAACGTCTCGCTAAAACACGAAAAGACTTGTTCGCGAGAAATATATTGCAGCAAATTTTAGCGGAACAGGATCATCGATGACCGGCCTGCCAATCAATTGGAACGACCTTTTACATTTCAGCGAATGGTTTTTTTTGGCCTATTTTGTCGCCATCAATTTTTTTTATCTGATGTTGAATGTGGTAGCGCTATTCAACTTGTCAGCCTACATGCCGAACAAGATTTTGGAAGATATGCCGCAAATCTATTCCGGCATGGAGCCGCCAGTCAGTATTTTGATTCCGGCCTATAACGAGCAAACGACCATCATTGGCTCAACACTATCCATGCTGCAATTGGATTACCCGGAATTTGAACTGGTCGTCGTTAACGACGGC harbors:
- a CDS encoding HEAT repeat domain-containing protein, with amino-acid sequence MPKFRRRNLRDFMHLWIHYQEMLRGESTERLNQALLDSGFLPLIRKQLRRGSFEDRLLAVTLLGHHRDVQSLKLIDQLLDSASPLLSMTAAKALARIAPEQAQHKIVQLLIQRRDWVPVRVLLMLKLTDPCLKQALLDTIQREAAQFPPYLLRLVQYLENLPNNQALAVTQKLLANQNQQDGDGDLIAAGLRLICHPAEMETARKFFDDDHWAVQVQIASLISRLGSASDAHHLVKLLDSSQWWVRYRAAKALVNLPYMNHRAIKRLAKTRKDLFARNILQQILAEQDHR